One Microcoleus sp. bin38.metabat.b11b12b14.051 genomic window carries:
- a CDS encoding tetratricopeptide repeat protein, with protein sequence MRVSNVALLTLAALASQNLTANANAAPAASPVSGGTPQARNFVDAVDRSASRPAESISAPETIAHEQFSQPSAVKSPAGLLVAAAGPELSGGAKTNRNTAAASGDELTKSLQETWLSKLIANGVKNNPQVRDAFDFISPQSDSAESGYGFNNTINLLNILLILGTIFPPVTIAFFWAIRRLVVRQLVADANKRLHGIGVLESELTNSSQLTQKLRDELEAQLSAAKQSIDFLTRETEISKSSVEQIETLKSQFLMHLQVLLTEVYEKKSQIVQEISQVPAVVAKEAVKLAPQPQVNNSQPSQTSPATEGENQIADDYIKQGEGLYLQGDYDGAVVCFEKAILMNNNLGEAWYWRGNVLIKLQRHEEALACYDQAILIKPDHWEAWYNKANLLAKLQKYEEAIASYERASSSESRTYACWHSIAALLGKLRHYEEAIASYDRALAIKASDSEIWHNRGAMLGKVQQHAAAVDSYDRALALNPKRYETWYNRGNMLWRLLRYSEAIDSYDRALGIRPDKYEVWYNKGAVLGKMQRYQEAIAAYDKAIAIKPQDFELWHNRGAAFEKLSQHSSAIASYESAIAVNSECYEAWFGKGESLTKLQRYQEAIAAYQKAIALKPDSYDAWHHSGTALSQLNRYEEAMAAYDRAIAIKPENAEAWRDRGAIASELKQDQEGFAGAEKDTAVDS encoded by the coding sequence ATGCGAGTCTCAAATGTAGCTCTCTTGACTCTGGCCGCCCTCGCATCCCAGAATTTAACTGCTAATGCTAACGCTGCTCCTGCTGCAAGTCCCGTCTCGGGTGGGACACCGCAGGCTAGGAACTTTGTGGATGCGGTAGATCGTAGCGCATCCCGTCCGGCTGAGTCAATTAGCGCGCCTGAGACGATCGCCCACGAACAATTTTCGCAGCCAAGTGCTGTCAAATCGCCGGCTGGTTTGCTGGTAGCAGCCGCCGGGCCGGAGCTATCTGGTGGGGCCAAAACCAACCGGAATACTGCTGCTGCATCCGGTGACGAACTGACCAAATCTTTACAAGAAACCTGGCTGAGTAAATTAATCGCCAATGGGGTTAAAAACAATCCTCAAGTTCGTGACGCTTTCGATTTTATTTCACCGCAGAGCGACAGTGCTGAATCTGGATATGGTTTTAACAATACCATAAATCTGCTGAATATTTTGCTAATTCTGGGCACGATATTTCCACCAGTGACAATTGCCTTTTTTTGGGCAATCCGCAGGCTAGTAGTCAGACAGTTAGTTGCGGATGCCAATAAAAGATTGCACGGGATTGGCGTGTTGGAATCTGAACTCACCAATTCTAGCCAACTGACTCAAAAATTGCGGGATGAATTAGAAGCGCAACTAAGTGCAGCTAAACAATCCATAGATTTTTTAACTAGAGAAACAGAAATTTCCAAATCTTCCGTCGAGCAAATTGAGACTCTCAAATCTCAATTTCTCATGCACCTGCAAGTTTTGCTGACAGAAGTTTACGAGAAAAAATCGCAAATTGTTCAAGAGATTTCCCAAGTTCCGGCAGTTGTTGCCAAAGAAGCTGTAAAACTCGCACCTCAACCGCAGGTAAATAATTCTCAACCTTCGCAAACTTCACCTGCTACCGAGGGCGAAAATCAGATTGCTGACGATTATATCAAGCAAGGTGAAGGGCTTTATCTTCAAGGCGATTATGATGGGGCAGTAGTCTGCTTTGAAAAAGCTATTTTAATGAATAATAATTTGGGTGAGGCGTGGTATTGGCGCGGAAATGTGTTAATAAAATTGCAGCGTCACGAAGAAGCACTCGCCTGTTACGACCAAGCAATATTAATTAAACCGGATCACTGGGAAGCGTGGTATAATAAAGCGAATTTGTTGGCTAAATTGCAGAAGTACGAAGAGGCGATCGCCAGTTACGAGCGAGCAAGTTCCAGCGAGTCGCGAACATACGCTTGTTGGCACAGCATAGCAGCTTTGTTGGGAAAATTGCGGCATTACGAAGAGGCGATCGCCAGTTACGATCGCGCCCTGGCTATCAAAGCAAGCGATAGCGAAATTTGGCACAACCGAGGCGCGATGCTGGGTAAAGTACAGCAGCACGCCGCCGCAGTCGATTCTTACGATCGCGCTCTGGCTCTAAATCCCAAGAGATACGAAACTTGGTACAACCGAGGTAATATGCTGTGGAGACTGCTGCGCTACAGCGAGGCGATCGATTCTTACGATCGAGCTTTGGGCATCCGGCCCGACAAATACGAAGTTTGGTACAATAAAGGCGCCGTGCTGGGAAAAATGCAGCGCTACCAAGAGGCGATCGCCGCCTACGACAAAGCAATCGCGATTAAACCGCAGGATTTTGAACTGTGGCACAACCGAGGCGCCGCTTTCGAGAAACTGTCGCAGCACTCCTCCGCAATTGCATCTTACGAATCAGCAATCGCCGTGAATTCTGAGTGTTACGAGGCTTGGTTTGGTAAAGGCGAATCTTTGACAAAATTGCAGCGCTATCAAGAGGCGATCGCAGCTTACCAAAAAGCGATCGCGCTGAAGCCGGATTCCTATGATGCTTGGCACCACAGCGGTACAGCTTTGTCACAATTAAATCGCTACGAGGAAGCAATGGCCGCCTACGATCGAGCGATCGCGATCAAACCCGAAAATGCCGAAGCTTGGCGCGATCGAGGCGCAATTGCCTCAGAATTAAAGCAGGATCAAGAAGGATTTGCTGGTGCCGAAAAAGATACAGCAGTTGACAGTTGA
- a CDS encoding 6-carboxytetrahydropterin synthase produces MQCIINRRAQFSASHRYWLPELSAAENFERFGPTARAPGHGHNYVLYVSMIGELDEYGMVLNLSDVKHVIKREVIQDLDFSYLNEAWPEFEQTLPTTENIARQIWLRLAPHLPVSKIQLFEHPELWAEYLGNGMEAYLTLSTHFSAAHRLARPDLSFEENSEIYGKCARPNGHGHNYHLEVTVKGEMDARTGMIADLGALQKAVDDYVVEPFDHTFLNKDIAYFENVVPTAENIAVRIGQLLRSPVRELGAELHKIKLIESPNNSCEIYGADLDAATAEHQQLSAVLAGV; encoded by the coding sequence ATGCAGTGCATCATCAATCGTCGGGCACAGTTTTCGGCGAGTCACCGGTACTGGCTGCCGGAATTGAGCGCAGCCGAGAACTTTGAGCGGTTTGGCCCAACTGCGCGCGCACCAGGACACGGACACAATTACGTTCTTTACGTTTCCATGATAGGAGAACTCGACGAGTACGGCATGGTACTCAACTTGTCTGATGTCAAGCACGTCATCAAGCGGGAAGTGATCCAGGATCTCGATTTTTCCTACCTTAACGAAGCGTGGCCGGAATTTGAGCAGACTCTGCCAACTACCGAAAACATAGCACGGCAAATTTGGCTGCGGCTAGCTCCTCATTTGCCTGTGAGCAAAATTCAATTGTTTGAACACCCGGAACTTTGGGCTGAATATTTAGGAAATGGCATGGAAGCTTATTTAACTCTGTCTACTCATTTTAGCGCCGCCCATCGGTTAGCTCGTCCCGATTTGAGCTTTGAAGAAAACTCAGAAATTTACGGCAAATGTGCTCGGCCTAACGGTCACGGTCACAACTATCATTTAGAGGTGACGGTTAAAGGAGAAATGGATGCGCGGACTGGGATGATTGCTGATTTGGGAGCTTTGCAAAAAGCTGTTGATGATTATGTTGTTGAACCATTCGATCACACTTTTTTGAATAAGGATATTGCCTATTTTGAAAATGTGGTGCCTACTGCCGAAAATATTGCAGTTCGGATCGGTCAATTGTTGCGATCGCCCGTTCGGGAATTGGGCGCAGAGTTGCACAAGATTAAGCTGATTGAAAGTCCGAATAATAGTTGTGAAATTTACGGTGCTGATTTAGATGCAGCGACGGCTGAACATCAGCAACTGTCAGCAGTTTTAGCTGGCGTTTAG